TTAAAAAAGGCGTTGGCGTTATCCACCTCCACCGCCGGTTCCGCCAGAATGTCTATCCTCAGCACCGACGACGTAACCTCCGGCGGAGGGTTAAAGGCCTCGGGCGGCACGTGGCAGACCAGCCTGGGCGCGCCATAAAACTGCATCGCCACCGACAGCATGGACATCTCACCCGGCTCCGCGACGATAGCCTCCGCCACCTCCTTCTGCACCATGACGACCATAAGCAAAGGCTTGTGTTCCGCCTCCAAAAATCGACGGAGGATAGGGTTAGCGGCATAGTACGGCAGGTTGGCGACAACCTTATACGCCTGCCCTCGCGGCGCTAACGACTCCAAGTCCACAGACCGGGCGTCGGCCTGCAATACTGCTAGATTAGGCGGGTTGCCAAGGCGCTGGCTCAACGACGCCGACAGCTCCGCATCCACCTCCACCGCCGCCACACGCCCCGCCCTCGACACCAGCTCGCGAGTCAGCACGCCGCGCCCCGGCCCCACCTCCACCACCCAGTCCTCCGGCGAAAGCTCGGCGGCTTCGATAATTCGACTCAAAACGCCTTGGTCTGTTAGAAAGTGCTGGCCGTAAGGTCGTCTGGGCATGTTAAACGTGAAGCGTGGTGCGCATTAGGCCAACGGTTGCGGGTAGATGAGGCCGTGCACCCGCCTTTGACAGCGGCCAATGAACATATCCCGCCGGAAAAGCTCCGGCCAGGCAACCCCACGGCACCCGAAGAATTCTGCTTACCGTTGCTTCCTTCCGGACCTGGCGGGGTTCACAGGTCTCCGCCGCGTGGGACCCAGCCCTCAACACTTTTTCGACAGGACCTAGGTCCATCAGCCGAGCCTGGGGACGGGATTCAGCCCCGCTATAGCGGATTGCGGGTACAGGGCACCGCTAGCTCCCCGCCTAGCACAGCCTCAAACTCCATCTTAGGCCCACCGCCGCACACTGTCAAACGGAAAAGCAACGTTGTCCATGCCTGCGCCCAATGTTAGAATCGGCTAAACGGAGGCCCCGTGAAAGTCGAAAAAAAAGTCCGTAAAGCCGTTATACCCGCCGGCGGCGTGGGCACCCGATTCCTCCCCACGTCCAAGGCCATCCCCAAGGAGCTTCTCCCCCTCTTCGACAAACCCCTTATCCTCTACGCCGTCGAAGAAGCCGTAGCCTCCGGCATTAATCACATCATCCTGGTCACGTCCCCCGGCAAGGAAGCCCTTCAGAGATTCTTTGAGCCTGACTCTGCCCTGGAGTCCTTCCTGGAACAAAAAGGCCAGGCAAAGCTCCTGGAAACCGTGCGCCGAATCACCTCCATGGCCCGCTTTTCCTACGCCGAGCAGAAAGACCCCCTGGGCCTCGGCCACGCCGTCCTCATGGCCAAAGACGCCGTTGGGGAAGAACCCTTCGCCGTCATGCTCCCCGACGACGTTATCCAGGACAAAAAGCCCGCCCTCGCCAGCATGATAGATATCTTCCAAAAGCGAAACGGCGGCGTCATCGCCGTCGAAGAAGTCCCTCTGGAAAACGTCAGCGCCTACGGCGTTATCAAGCCGCGGCCCCTCGGCGAGCGCGTCTATCAAGTCGATGGCCTGGTAGAAAAACCTCCCCAGAACAAGGCCCCCTCCAACCTCGCCATCGTGGGCCGCTACGTCCTCCCCGCCGAGGTCTTCGATTGCCTGGAGCGCACCAAGCCCGGCGCCAAGGGCGAAATCCAGCTCACCGACGGCCTCGCCCTCCTCATGGAGACCCACCCTCTCTTCGCCTACCGGTTCCCCGGCGCCCGCCACGACGGCGGCAACCCTCTAGGTCTCCTTAAAGCTTCCCTGGCCGAAGCCCTCGCCCGCGAAGACGCCCGCCCCGCCATCCTCGACACCATCAAACGCCTCACCTCCTGATAGACTCGCCGTCTTCCAGGAGGAGGCGGATTCCCAGCCCTTCTTCTGCTATCATAATCGCCGACTTAACCCATTGAACCCTAGGGAGGCCCTTCATGCCATCAATTAAAGAGTCCATCCTGCAAGGCACCGACGAAGTCGAAAAAGAGATATTCAAAGTCCTCGACGGCATGGACTATTGCCTGGACTGGAAGCCCGACGCCAGGGAGTGGTCCGCCCGCGAGGTTCTGTGGCATATCCTGGAAGACCCCGAAGGCGGCATCCCCAACAACATCGACGCCATGATTAAAGGCTCTCTCCCCGAGCTCACCATCATCGCCGACGAGACCCACATCAACGCCCAGCGTCAGGCCATGGATTTAAACGACATCCGCGAGGAGCTTAAAAAGTTCTTCGCTCGAGCGCGCGAGGTGGTGGGCGCCGCCACCGACGGCCAGATCCGTGAGGTCACTACCTCCTGCTGGTTCCCTCTCCGCAACCACCGCGAGGACCGCTCCGCCCAAAACCTGCTAGAAGGCCTCTATCTCCGCCATTGGCGAAGTCATACTCAGCAACTCAAAGATTTGAGGAAGAGTCTGGGGATGGACTAATTATAAATTTACAGTCTTAACCTCGTTACTGGCAATAATTCCTTTAATTGGCATACTTATGTAAGTATGCCAATTATGCTATATTGTGGTCATTATGAAGACTATGACAAAGTTGGGCAGAAACGGTAGATTCGTCATACCTTCTTCCCACCGTAAAGCCTTAGGCCTTGAAGAAGGTGACGACCTTATTGTCATCCTTGAAGACAAGGAGATTCGCGTTTTTACAGTCGAGCAAGGCATCAAGAAAGCCCAAGAAATAGTGCGACGTCGCGTGCCGGCAGGCCGAATGCTCTCAGAAGAATTGATTCGTGAGCGAAGAGAAGAAGCCAAGCGAGAGTGAAGTCGTTCTGGACTCATCCGCCCTCTTAGCCTTAATTAACGATGAGCCAGGGGCGGAGAGAGTTAAAACTGTAGTGAGACGGTCTGCCATTAGCTCCGTGAACCTTTCGGAGGTTGTGGCAAAACTCTGCCAGGACAACTTTTCAGCTATCGAGATTAAGGGATTGCTGGAAAATCTGCCATTCCAAATTATCGATTTTACGGCGGAACAGGCCGTTCAGGCCGGGCTTCTACAGCCTGACACCAAATTCGCGGGTCTATCCCTTGGAGACAGGGCTTGTTTAGTTCTAGCTAGGCAGTTGGCCTTGCCAGCCATGACGACAGATAGAAATTGGGCCAGGTTGTCTCTCGGGATACATATCCTGATGGTTCGGTAGCAAAACTTGTTGGGGAAGCCGGGGCTGGAACCCCAAGTCACCCGCGGTTGGGTCGTCCCCGAGCCTGGAAGGCTAGGACTAGAAGGCGGCCCCCATAAAAGACGGCAAACGACCAGATGTAGGTCTGGGCCATAAAATCGATTCCCGCAAAACCTGATAGAAAAAGAGCAAAGGCGGCTAGCACGGCTGCGCCAACCGCAATCCCCGCCTCTTTCCGAAGAAGAAGTACTGCATCTCGTGTGATTATGATAGGCATAGATATCCCTCTCATCCAAAGTGGTGGGGAAGCCGGGACTTGAACCCGGACGTCTTTCGACACAAGGTCCTAAGCCTTGCGCGTCTGCCGTTCCGCCACTTCCCCCGTCCTAAATAAGCCGCGTGGACTAAAAACTTTGCTGGACTGGTGGCTTGAATGAGATGCAATGGTGACCCGCCCCGGAATCGAACCGAGAACCTAGTGATTAAGAGTCACTTGCTCTGCCAGTTGAGCTAGCGGGCCACGACCAAAAATTATAACACAGGCACGCCCTCCTCTCACCTCCCGTGCGACAGCCTCTCCGCCAGATATTCCGGCAGCCCCGCCCTCCGCATCTTCTCCTGCACCCTCCCGATGTCATACCCCACACGATGCCTCGTGATCACAGCCTCGTCCCCGTCATACATCGCATAGCTGGCCCTCGGGTCACCGTCCCGGGGCTGTCCTACGCTCCCCGGGTTGAAAATAAGCCGCCGCGAGTCCAATCTCACCGATATGTCCTCCATAAAAGGCCCGAACAAGGCCATCCCCTCGCTTTCTGTGCAAACAAACGGCATGTGCGAGTGACCCACCAGACAGTACGACGACTCCATCCTGCCAAACGTATCCAGCGCGGCATATTGGTTCACCAGGTACTCCCACACCGGCTCCTTCAACGTCCCGTGCACCAGCGTGAACCCCTCCTGGCGCTCCACCTCCCTCAATCCCGCCAGAAACTCCTTCTCCTCCTTCTTCAAATGCGACGCCGTCCACAAGACAGCCTGTGCGGCGTAGCTGTTAAACTCCTCCACTCCCGCTCTCCCACACGCCGCGTAATCGTGGTTCCCGCCGATGCATGTCAACTTCAGCCCTCGAAGCAACGCCAGGCACGCCCCTGGGTCCGGCCCATAGCCCACCACGTCCCCCAGGCACCACACCTCCTCAAACCCTCCCCTGGCTCGTGCGTCGGCCAGCACAGCCTCCAAGGCCTCCAGGTTGGCGTGAATATCGGACACTATTAACGCTCTCATCAGGCCTAAATTATAACCGTCAGGCCCCTCTGCGCCGACTGCGATATAATCGCAAGGTATGGCTAATACCGTAAAAGACCTGGGCGAGTTCGCCTTAATCGACCGCCTCCTCGCCGCCATCCACCAGCGACTGGGCGATGTCCAACCCCTCTTCGGCTCCCGCCTTCTAGTTGACGTTGGTGATGACGCCGCCGCCTGGCGCGCCGACAACGTCACCCAGCTCGCCACCACCGACACCATGGTGGAAGGCGTCCACTTCTTCCGCTCTACCACCCCCTGGCGAGACCTGGGCTGGAAGGCCATGGCCTCCAACGTCAGCGACATCGCCGCTATGGGCGGCCTTCCTCTTTATGCCCTTGTCACCCTCGGCATGCCCCCTGACACCTCCGTGTCCGCCATAGACGAACTTTACGCCGGCATGATCGACGCCGCCCAGGAGTACAAGTTCCGAATTATCGGCGGCGACATCGTCCGCTCCCCCACCGCCTTTATCACCGTCGCCCTCACCGGCGCCACCGACGAGCCACCCCTCCTCCGCTCCGCCGCCCACCCCAGCGACCTGGTTGCCACCACCTGCTGGCTGGGATCCTCCGCCGCCGGCCTCCGATTGCTTCAACATCGACAGTCCATCCCCAAGGATATCTTTGAC
This sequence is a window from SAR202 cluster bacterium. Protein-coding genes within it:
- the rsmA gene encoding ribosomal RNA small subunit methyltransferase A, whose translation is MPRRPYGQHFLTDQGVLSRIIEAAELSPEDWVVEVGPGRGVLTRELVSRAGRVAAVEVDAELSASLSQRLGNPPNLAVLQADARSVDLESLAPRGQAYKVVANLPYYAANPILRRFLEAEHKPLLMVVMVQKEVAEAIVAEPGEMSMLSVAMQFYGAPRLVCHVPPEAFNPPPEVTSSVLRIDILAEPAVEVDNANAFFKLAHAGFAAPRKQIRNSLAIGLKVAAAEVDGLLSRCGIDPARRPATLRMDEWACLYRSNAAEGVGAR
- a CDS encoding metallophosphoesterase family protein, whose translation is MVSVVASWVTLSARQAAASSPTSTRRREPKRGWTSPSRWWMAARRRSIKANSPRSFTVLAIPCDYIAVGAEGPDGYNLGLMRALIVSDIHANLEALEAVLADARARGGFEEVWCLGDVVGYGPDPGACLALLRGLKLTCIGGNHDYAACGRAGVEEFNSYAAQAVLWTASHLKKEEKEFLAGLREVERQEGFTLVHGTLKEPVWEYLVNQYAALDTFGRMESSYCLVGHSHMPFVCTESEGMALFGPFMEDISVRLDSRRLIFNPGSVGQPRDGDPRASYAMYDGDEAVITRHRVGYDIGRVQEKMRRAGLPEYLAERLSHGR
- a CDS encoding AbrB/MazE/SpoVT family DNA-binding domain-containing protein; translated protein: MKTMTKLGRNGRFVIPSSHRKALGLEEGDDLIVILEDKEIRVFTVEQGIKKAQEIVRRRVPAGRMLSEELIRERREEAKRE
- the thiL gene encoding thiamine-phosphate kinase, with protein sequence MANTVKDLGEFALIDRLLAAIHQRLGDVQPLFGSRLLVDVGDDAAAWRADNVTQLATTDTMVEGVHFFRSTTPWRDLGWKAMASNVSDIAAMGGLPLYALVTLGMPPDTSVSAIDELYAGMIDAAQEYKFRIIGGDIVRSPTAFITVALTGATDEPPLLRSAAHPSDLVATTCWLGSSAAGLRLLQHRQSIPKDIFDRLADAHRKPKACVLQGRILAKHGVRCAMDVSDGLVDDLSKLCKASGVSARIDAHKLPIDPALRATFPQGYTTLALGGGEDYGLIFTAPPQVMDRVVCLLPPPTSIIGAITANSPGKVTVVDASGKDITPAHGGWDHYR
- a CDS encoding UTP--glucose-1-phosphate uridylyltransferase, encoding MKVEKKVRKAVIPAGGVGTRFLPTSKAIPKELLPLFDKPLILYAVEEAVASGINHIILVTSPGKEALQRFFEPDSALESFLEQKGQAKLLETVRRITSMARFSYAEQKDPLGLGHAVLMAKDAVGEEPFAVMLPDDVIQDKKPALASMIDIFQKRNGGVIAVEEVPLENVSAYGVIKPRPLGERVYQVDGLVEKPPQNKAPSNLAIVGRYVLPAEVFDCLERTKPGAKGEIQLTDGLALLMETHPLFAYRFPGARHDGGNPLGLLKASLAEALAREDARPAILDTIKRLTS
- a CDS encoding type II toxin-antitoxin system VapC family toxin — translated: MSEEKKPSESEVVLDSSALLALINDEPGAERVKTVVRRSAISSVNLSEVVAKLCQDNFSAIEIKGLLENLPFQIIDFTAEQAVQAGLLQPDTKFAGLSLGDRACLVLARQLALPAMTTDRNWARLSLGIHILMVR
- a CDS encoding DinB family protein; amino-acid sequence: MPSIKESILQGTDEVEKEIFKVLDGMDYCLDWKPDAREWSAREVLWHILEDPEGGIPNNIDAMIKGSLPELTIIADETHINAQRQAMDLNDIREELKKFFARAREVVGAATDGQIREVTTSCWFPLRNHREDRSAQNLLEGLYLRHWRSHTQQLKDLRKSLGMD